The sequence below is a genomic window from Nitrososphaerota archaeon.
TGGTGAGATCAAATTTCTCTGATCTGATTATCTCATACTGCAGAGTAAGCTTCTGCAATTGCATCAAATCGTTGTTATGTTTAATCTCTGATTAGTAAATAAGTAGAGTATTACAGTAGTTATGTACTTTAGTATTTAGAATTAGGAACTTGTCAGTAAAAACCTAAATTGTGACCAGAGTTCCAAGTGGCTTTCCCTTTGCTGCTGCAATTATAGTATCGCCTGAACATTTCACAATTCTTGTCTTCACTTTGGAGCGCTGAATAATCTTCAATGCTACAAGATCCATAAGGTCGTACGTCCCAGCCTGCATCGCATCGTCCATCAGCATCTCTGTAAGTTTCTTTGTGTTAACTTCCTTCAGCAGCTTTCCCTTTTTGTCTTTCCTTGGGTCTACAGAATAAACGCCGTCAACATCAGTCGCATTGATGAAGATATCAGCCCTGATCTTTTCTGCTATCAGAGCTGCAACTGCATTGGTACTATGCCCGGGATGTAACCCTCCAGTCACGACGATATTTTTTGACTCTGCCATTCTTGCTACTTCTTCTAGAGATATAGGCACTTCTTGGTATGCTCCTTTTAATGCTGAAACCAGGAGCCTCGCATTCAACCTCGATACCTCTATACCAATTTGGTCTAAACTCGATTCATCTGTACCAAGAGCCCTGCCAGCTTCTATATACTGTCTGGCAACCTTGCCCCCTCCAGCCACAGCAACTATTCCATATCCATCGTCACTCAATCTTTGCAGAGCTTTAGCTATCTTCCTGATTCTTGCAGGCTCTTCTTTGCTAGGCTCGAACAGGCTCCCGCTCAGCTTTACAACTATCTTGCCCTTCAAACCAATGGCTCTGCATGATACTAACATAAAAAGCCGTTTCTTCATTCTATAATTCTTGGCAAGGGTCATAATTCATGTGGACATGGATGCCTTCTACGCATCTGTCGAGCAGAGAGAAGACCCCAAGATTAGAGGTCTACCAGTAATAGTTGGCGCAGACCCTAAAGGAGGCGCTGGGAGGGGCGTGGTCGCATCATGTTCGTACGAAGCAAGGAAGTACGGCCTGCATTCGGCCATGCCAATCTCTCAAGCCTACAAACTGTGCTCTAACGGGATATACTTGATGCCGAGGTTCTTCCTATACGAAAGGGTTTCAAGAGACATAATGAAGATTTTGAAGAAATATGCTGACAGGTTTGAGCAGGTTAGCATAGACGAAGCGTTCTTGGATGTCAGCGAAAAGGTCAAAGAATTCCCCGATTCTGAAGCCCTTGCCCAGAAGATAAAGCAGGATGTATATACCCGTGAAAGAATCATCTGCTCGCTAGGGATTGCCCCAACCAAGATAGTTGCCAAGATTGCCACGGATGTTGGAAAGCCGAACGGGCTTGTTGTAGTCGAAGCTGGCGATGTAAAACGGTTCCTCGCACCTCTCCCGGTTTCAAAAATTCCCGGAGTCGGAAAGAAGACGCAAATGATACTGCAGAACATAGGAATAACAAAGATAGAAGATTTAGCAAAAACGCCTATGCAAGTTCTTACTGAAAAATTGGGCAAGCATGCCTTATGGCTATACAGCGTTGCAAACGGAATGGATGATAGCGAAGTAACTGGCTTCTGGGAGCCGAAATCGATTAGTAGCGAGAGCACCTTCGAGAATGATACTGACAACGCAGAGGAGTTGAAAAGAACCATAGAGGAGCTCGCAGAGGAAGTCCATAGAAGGGCAACCGTTGACAGTTACCTCTTCAAAACCATAGGCCTGAAGGTAAGGCTTGAGGGATTTGAAACCTTTACTAGGGCTAAGAGCCTAACCGCCTACACAGATTCAAAAGAAATCATCATAAACAGCGCTCTTGCTATGCTGAAGGAATTTGAAAAGAAGAAAAAGATCAGGCTACTAGGAGTGAAGGTCTCCATGCTCCTTAAGGTCGAAACAGCCCAGAAGAAACTGCTTGCTTGGATGAAATGACCAAATTTTTATAATTCACGTATTATTCAGCAAAGATGCTATAATGACTTTGTCCAGAACTGTTTCAGTCGCAGTAAGATAGCGGAGCTAGGGTTATGAGTAGCAAGGTAGATTCTGTAGCACTTTATCGAACAAAGAAGATTCTCAAGGAGCTAGCCGATAAAAAGGGCAGAGGGACGGAACTGGTGACGGTCTACGTGCCTCCGAAGAAGGCTCTACATGATGTCATAAACAATTTGAGGGAAGAATATGGTACCGCATCAAACATAAAATCTGACACTACAAGGAACCACGTACAGGATGCGCTGGTTAAGAGCCAGCAAAGATTGAAACTGTATAATAAAACACCCGAAAATGGAATAGTGCTCTTTGTAGGCGCGCTGCCAACAAATGGTCCCGGTAGCGAGCAGGTCTTTGTCTATGAAGTGATGCCTCCCAAGGCCGTCCAGACCTATCTTTACAGATGCGACGACCACTTCCACCTTGAACATTTGAGGGATATGCTAAGAGAGGAGAACGTCATCGGGATTCTGTCGATAGATACGACTGAAGCAGGCCTTGGCATCGTTACAGGTGAAAAAGTGGAGATCGTCGACATCGTGACATCCGGAGTGCCGGGAAAGTCGTCAAAGGGAGGTCAATCAGCAAGGAGGTACGAGAGACTTCGAGAGATGGAGCTTACGGACTATTTCAACAGAGTTTCCAGGCATTGCACCAGAGTTTTCATAGACTCGAACAGCGTGAAGGGCATGATAATTGCAGGTCCAGGACAGACCAAAGACGACTTTCTCAAGGGCGAGTTTCTTGACTATAGATTGCAGAAGAATGTCATAGCGGTCATAGATGGGGCTTATTCTGGTGCTGAAGGCGTTAGGGAGGCTTTTGAGAAGGCTGCAGACGCAATGAGCAATCTGAGGGTCGTGGAAGAGAGGAAGCTGGTTCAAAAGTTCCTTCGGGAAGTGAATTCAGATAACCCTCTTGCAGTTTATACAATTCAGGAAGTCATAAAGGCCGTTCAGCAGTCAAAGGCACATGCAATTCTTGTATCTGAAGAACTAGACCTTACGGAGATAAAGGTCACCTGCAAAAAGTGTGGAGAAGAAAAAACGCGTATAGTTAAGAGAGAGAATTATGTTGCAGAGAAGCAGAAACTCATTGCAGAACCTAGCAAATGTAGCTCTACTGACTATGAAGTTTTGGAAAGAGACATCGTGGACATCCTTGACGAATTAGCCTTGGAAACTGGTGCCAAGTTAGAGGTTATTTCTGGTAAGACGGAAGAGGGGCAGATGCTGAAGAGCTTTGGAGGAATAGCGGCACTTCTAAGGTACAGATAGTTTCACTAGGCTTAAATCAATTCATTTTAACAGAACAAGTGTTGCGGGGGTAGCCGAGCCTGGCCAAAGTCGGGCTGCGCCGTTGGATGCGCGGGACTTAAGATCGCCTTATGGCAATTATTGGCAGGCGTTGGGTAATCCCGTCTCTTAGGAGTTCGTGGGTTCAAATCCCACCCCCCGCATTTCAGACTCCT
It includes:
- the prf1 gene encoding peptide chain release factor 1; this encodes MSSKVDSVALYRTKKILKELADKKGRGTELVTVYVPPKKALHDVINNLREEYGTASNIKSDTTRNHVQDALVKSQQRLKLYNKTPENGIVLFVGALPTNGPGSEQVFVYEVMPPKAVQTYLYRCDDHFHLEHLRDMLREENVIGILSIDTTEAGLGIVTGEKVEIVDIVTSGVPGKSSKGGQSARRYERLREMELTDYFNRVSRHCTRVFIDSNSVKGMIIAGPGQTKDDFLKGEFLDYRLQKNVIAVIDGAYSGAEGVREAFEKAADAMSNLRVVEERKLVQKFLREVNSDNPLAVYTIQEVIKAVQQSKAHAILVSEELDLTEIKVTCKKCGEEKTRIVKRENYVAEKQKLIAEPSKCSSTDYEVLERDIVDILDELALETGAKLEVISGKTEEGQMLKSFGGIAALLRYR
- the pyrH gene encoding UMP kinase; amino-acid sequence: MGLKGKIVVKLSGSLFEPSKEEPARIRKIAKALQRLSDDGYGIVAVAGGGKVARQYIEAGRALGTDESSLDQIGIEVSRLNARLLVSALKGAYQEVPISLEEVARMAESKNIVVTGGLHPGHSTNAVAALIAEKIRADIFINATDVDGVYSVDPRKDKKGKLLKEVNTKKLTEMLMDDAMQAGTYDLMDLVALKIIQRSKVKTRIVKCSGDTIIAAAKGKPLGTLVTI
- the dinB gene encoding DNA polymerase IV gives rise to the protein MDAFYASVEQREDPKIRGLPVIVGADPKGGAGRGVVASCSYEARKYGLHSAMPISQAYKLCSNGIYLMPRFFLYERVSRDIMKILKKYADRFEQVSIDEAFLDVSEKVKEFPDSEALAQKIKQDVYTRERIICSLGIAPTKIVAKIATDVGKPNGLVVVEAGDVKRFLAPLPVSKIPGVGKKTQMILQNIGITKIEDLAKTPMQVLTEKLGKHALWLYSVANGMDDSEVTGFWEPKSISSESTFENDTDNAEELKRTIEELAEEVHRRATVDSYLFKTIGLKVRLEGFETFTRAKSLTAYTDSKEIIINSALAMLKEFEKKKKIRLLGVKVSMLLKVETAQKKLLAWMK